From Lolium perenne isolate Kyuss_39 chromosome 5, Kyuss_2.0, whole genome shotgun sequence, a single genomic window includes:
- the LOC139829882 gene encoding M phase phosphoprotein 10-like — MEGDDIENDDVKDVPTLEDEQGLSTHEKDEQGLSTHEKERLKMRAKIEQMEKASLDPCAWTMKGEVTASSRPKNSAIEVELDFEHNVRPAPVITEEVTASLEEMIKKRIAEDNFDDVEMPSTLPSKAPKKQKEMDENKSTKGLAELYADDYAQKAGLAPATLSISDELKKEANDLFKRICLKLDALSHFHFAPKPVIEDMSIQANVPALAMEEVAPVAVSDAAMLAPEEVFEGKGDIKEDTELTQAERKRRRANKKRRYAETHKDRPAKLQKNSDM, encoded by the exons ATGGAAGGGGATGACATTGAGAATGATGATGTAAAGGATGTTCCAACATTAGAG GATGAACAGGGTCTTTCAACTCATGAGAAGGATGAACAGGGACTTTCAACTCATGAGAAGGAGCGCCTGAAGATGCGTGCTAAAATAGAGCAAATGGAGAAAGCTAGTCTTGATCCCTGTGCATGGACCATGAAGGGAGAG GTTACTGCTTCCAGCAGGCCCAAAAATAGTGCCATTGAAGTGGAGCTTGATTTTGAACATAATGTGAGACCTGCCCCGGTAATCACAGAGGAAGTCACAGCTTCTCTAGAGGAGATGATAAAGAAAAGAATTGCAGAG gataattttgatgatgttgAAATGCCTTCAACCTTGCCATCTAAAGCTCCAAAGAAGCAAAAGGAGATG GATGAAAACAAGAGCACGAAGGGTCTTGCTGAACTTTATGCG GATGATTATGCACAAAAAGCTGGCCTTGCACCTGCCACACTTTCTATTTCAGATGAACTGAAGAAAGAG GCAAATGATTTATTTAAGAGGATATGCTTGAAGTTGGATGCACTCTCTCATTTCCACTTTGCCCCGAAGCCG GTCATTGAGGATATGTCTATACAAGCAAACGTACCTGCTCTAGCAATGGAAGAG GTCGCACCTGTAGCTGTTTCAGATGCGGCTATGCTTGCTCCTGAAGAAGTTTTTGAAGGAAAAGGCGATATTAAAGAAGACACAGAGCTCACACAAGCTGAGCGCAAAAGaagaagagctaacaagaaaaggAGATATGCAG AAACACACAAGGACAGGCCAGCCAAGTTGCAGAAAAACTCAGATATGTAG
- the LOC127299927 gene encoding uncharacterized protein isoform X2 — protein MAATSCDAPAPAAMPDLVRDHLYFGGINDAIAALTGPLPDGTDITHVLSVVSSASISFLTDYRPGLSLPAEEVRRVVAGEDGAPSSVAPGRLMRVVERTGEGLRVTRMAVPLRDTEEENLLDHLEPCLDFIDQGRKEGSVLVHCFAGVSRSATIITAYLMRTEQKSLEEALESLKEINESVCPNDGFLDQLKLFEEMGFKVDTSSPLYRRFRLKLLGQSYKIGEKIGNHVFEDDPGVAQQPNPSQELSNKETRKTGYRCKKCRRIIAAEDNVISHTPGEGNSSFEWQDKRKGGRTYNKEQDCSSLYVEPLKWMTPE, from the exons ATGGCCGCCACCTCCTGCGACGCCCCGGCCCCGGCCGCCATGCCGGACCTCGTCCGCGACCACCTCTACTTCGGCGGCATCAACGACGCCATCGCGGCCCTCACGGGCCCCCTCCCGGACGGCACCGACATCACGCACGTCCTCTCCGTCGTCAGCTCCGCCTCCATCTCCTTCCTCACCGACTACCGCCCGGGCCTCTCGCTCCCGGCCGAGGAGGTCCGCCGCGTGGTCGCCGGGGAGGACGGGGCGCCCTCGTCGGTGGCACCAGGGCGGCTGATGCGGGTGGTGGAGAGGACCGGGGAAGGCCTGAGGGTCACGCGGATGGCCGTGCCGCTCAGGGACACGGAGGAGGAGAACCTGCTCGACCACCTCGAGCCCTGCCTCGATTTCATCGACCAGGGCAGGAAGGAGGGCAGTGTGCTCGTGCATTGCTTCGCGGGGGTCTCCAGGAG TGCTACTATCATCACGGCATATCTTATGAGAACAGAGCAGAAATCTCTAGAAG AAGCACTAGAGTCTTTGAAGGAAATTAACGAGTCTGTTTGCCCAAACGACGGCTTTCTTGACCAG TTAAAATTGTTCGAAGAAATGGGTTTTAAGGTTGATACTTCAAGTCCATTATACAGGCGCTTCCGCTTAAAATTGCTAG GTCAGTCCTACAAAATTGGAGAGAAAATAGGAAACCATGTATTTGAAGACGACCCTGGTGTTGCTCAACAGCCTAATCCTAGCCAGGAACTGTCAAATAAGGAGACCCGTAAAACAGGGTACCGCTGCAAGAAATGCAGGAGGATCATTGCTGCAGAGGACAACGTTATCAGCCACACTCCTGGTGAGGGAAATTCTAGCTTTGAGTGGCAGGACAAAAGGAAAGGTGGTCGCACTTACAACAAGGAACAAGATTGCTCTTCGCTGTATGTCGAGCCTCTCAAGTGGATGACTCCAG AGTGA
- the LOC127299927 gene encoding uncharacterized protein isoform X1 → MAATSCDAPAPAAMPDLVRDHLYFGGINDAIAALTGPLPDGTDITHVLSVVSSASISFLTDYRPGLSLPAEEVRRVVAGEDGAPSSVAPGRLMRVVERTGEGLRVTRMAVPLRDTEEENLLDHLEPCLDFIDQGRKEGSVLVHCFAGVSRSATIITAYLMRTEQKSLEEALESLKEINESVCPNDGFLDQLKLFEEMGFKVDTSSPLYRRFRLKLLGQSYKIGEKIGNHVFEDDPGVAQQPNPSQELSNKETRKTGYRCKKCRRIIAAEDNVISHTPGEGNSSFEWQDKRKGGRTYNKEQDCSSLYVEPLKWMTPVEDGALEGKLSCIHCGARLGYFNWSGIQCNCGSWITPAFQISKSKVDISTI, encoded by the exons ATGGCCGCCACCTCCTGCGACGCCCCGGCCCCGGCCGCCATGCCGGACCTCGTCCGCGACCACCTCTACTTCGGCGGCATCAACGACGCCATCGCGGCCCTCACGGGCCCCCTCCCGGACGGCACCGACATCACGCACGTCCTCTCCGTCGTCAGCTCCGCCTCCATCTCCTTCCTCACCGACTACCGCCCGGGCCTCTCGCTCCCGGCCGAGGAGGTCCGCCGCGTGGTCGCCGGGGAGGACGGGGCGCCCTCGTCGGTGGCACCAGGGCGGCTGATGCGGGTGGTGGAGAGGACCGGGGAAGGCCTGAGGGTCACGCGGATGGCCGTGCCGCTCAGGGACACGGAGGAGGAGAACCTGCTCGACCACCTCGAGCCCTGCCTCGATTTCATCGACCAGGGCAGGAAGGAGGGCAGTGTGCTCGTGCATTGCTTCGCGGGGGTCTCCAGGAG TGCTACTATCATCACGGCATATCTTATGAGAACAGAGCAGAAATCTCTAGAAG AAGCACTAGAGTCTTTGAAGGAAATTAACGAGTCTGTTTGCCCAAACGACGGCTTTCTTGACCAG TTAAAATTGTTCGAAGAAATGGGTTTTAAGGTTGATACTTCAAGTCCATTATACAGGCGCTTCCGCTTAAAATTGCTAG GTCAGTCCTACAAAATTGGAGAGAAAATAGGAAACCATGTATTTGAAGACGACCCTGGTGTTGCTCAACAGCCTAATCCTAGCCAGGAACTGTCAAATAAGGAGACCCGTAAAACAGGGTACCGCTGCAAGAAATGCAGGAGGATCATTGCTGCAGAGGACAACGTTATCAGCCACACTCCTGGTGAGGGAAATTCTAGCTTTGAGTGGCAGGACAAAAGGAAAGGTGGTCGCACTTACAACAAGGAACAAGATTGCTCTTCGCTGTATGTCGAGCCTCTCAAGTGGATGACTCCAG TAGAGGATGGTGCTTTGGAGGGGAAGCTGTCGTGCATCCACTGCGGAGCACGCCTAGGGTACTTCAACTGGTCAGGGATTCAGTGCAACTGCGGCAGCTGGATCACCCCTGCCTTCCAAATTTCCAAGAGTAAAGTTGATATAAGCACCATCTAG
- the LOC127299928 gene encoding calcium-dependent protein kinase 25, with protein sequence MGQCCTTGAGQAAAADAAEEAGPPAPPKSPRGDNASTNDAPAATPAGTNAAADANASAKAPSVPVGEVLGRPMEDVRATYTIGEELGRGQFGVTYLCTNTGTGEKLACKTIAKRKLSGKEDVEDVRREVEIMHHLSGQPNIVDLRGAYEDKHNVHLVMELCAGGELFDRIIAKGHYTERAAASLLRSVVGTVQTFHSMGVMHRDLKPENFLMLNRDESSPIKATDFGLSVFFKEGDVFKDIVGSAYYIAPEVLKRKYGHEADVWSMGVMLYIFLSGVPPFWAENENAIFTAILRGEIDFVSDPWPNISDGAKDLVRKMLHINPKERLTAIQVLNHPWIKEDGEAPDTPLDNVVLDRMKQFVAMNQFKKAALRVIAGCLSEEEIKGLKEMFKNIDKDNSGTITLEELKNGLAKQGTKLSDNEIQQLMEAADADGNGLIDYEEFVTATVHMNRMDREEHLYTAFQYFDKDNSGYITKEELEQALQEQKLYDAEEFKEVISEADADNDGRIDYSEFVAMMRKGTGGAEPSNPKKRRDLVLE encoded by the exons ATGGGCCAATGCTGCACAACCGGAGCCGGGCAGGCTGCCGCCgccgacgcggcggaggaggctgGCCCACCGGCGCCACCAAAGTCGCCGCGCGGGGACAACGCGTCAACCAACGACGCCCCGGCGGCCACTCCTGCCGGCACCAATGCGGCTGCCGATGCCAACGCCAGTGCCAAGGCGCCGTCGGTCCCCGTGGGCGAGGTGCTGGGACGGCCCATGGAGGATGTGCGCGCGACGTACACCATCGGCGAGGAGCTCGGGCGCGGCCAGTTCGGCGTCACCTACCTGTGCACCAACACGGGGACGGGGGAGAAGCTGGCGTGCAAGACGATCGCGAAGCGGAAGCTGTCGGGGAAGGAGGACGTGGAGGACGTCCGTCGCGAGGTGGAGATCATGCACCACCTCTCCGGACAGCCCAACATCGTGGACCTCCGCGGCGCCTACGAGGACAAGCACAACGTGCACCTCGTCATGGAGCTCTGCGCCGGCGGGGAGCTCTTCGACCGGATCATCGCCAAGGGCCACTACACAGAGCGCGCAGCGGCGTCGCTGCTCCGCTCCGTCGTCGGCACCGTGCAGACGTTCCACTCCATGGGGGTGATGCACCGGGACCTCAAGCCGGAGAACTTCCTCATGCTCAACAGGGACGAGTCGTCGCCGATCAAGGCCACCGACTTCggcctctccgtcttcttcaagGAAGGCGATGTGTTCAAGGACATCGTCGGAAGCGCCTACTACATCGCGCCGGAGGTGCTCAAGCGCAAGTACGGCCACGAGGCTGACGTGTGGAGCATGGGCGTCATGCTCTACATCTTCCTCTCCGGCGTCCCTCCCTTCTGGGCGGAGAACGAgaacgccatcttcaccgccatcctcCGGGGCGAGATCGACTTCGTCAGCGATCCCTGGCCCAACATCTCCGACGGGGCCAAGGATCTCGTCAGGAAGATGCTCCATATCAATCCCAAGGAGAGGCTCACGGCCATCCAAGTCCTCA ATCACCCATGGATCAAGGAAGACGGAGAAGCGCCCGATACACCCCTCGACAACGTCGTTCTAGACAGGATGAAGCAATTCGTGGCCATGAACCAGTTCAAGAAAGCCGCGCTGAGG GTCATAGCCGGGTGCCTGTCAGAGGAAGAGATCAAGGGGCTCAAGGAGATGTTCAAGAACATTGACAAGGACAACAGCGGCACGATCACGCTTGAAGAGCTCAAGAACGGGCTGGCCAAGCAGGGCACCAAGCTCTCAGACAATGAAATTCAGCAACTGATGGAAGCT GCCGATGCTGATGGCAATGGGTTGATCGACTACGAGGAGTTCGTCACCGCAACGGTGCACATGAACAGAATGGACAGGGAGGAGCACCTCTACACTGCATTCCAGTACTTCGACAAGGACAACAGTGG GTACATCACGAAAGAGGAGCTGGAGCAAGCCTTGCAGGAGCAAAAGCTGTACGATGCTGAGGAGTTCAAAGAAGTCATCTCTGAAGCCGATGCTGACAAT GACGGGAGGATAGATTATTCAGAGTTCGTGGCGATGATGAGGAAAGGAACAGGTGGCGCAGAGCCATCGAACCCAAAGAAGAGGAGAGACTTAGTCCTAGAGTGA